The region CAACGTCGTGCGCATCCTGCGCGATGGCAGCGGCAGCTTCAACAGCGTGTCGAGCATCGATCACCGAAAGCGCCTCTACACCTTTTCCCGAGTCGGCAATCTGCCGTTAACGGTGATTGTCGCCCTCTCCAGTGCTGAAGTGTTCGGCACTTGGGAACGCACAGCGATGGTCATCAGCGGCGCCACCAGCGTGCTGTGTATCGGCCTGTTGTGGCTGACCTGGTTGCTCTGCCGCGAATTGCGCTTGCGTCACAACGCCGAGCGAGAGCTGGCGCAACTGGCGGCCACCGATGCCTTGACCGGAGTGGCCAACCGCCGAACCCTGGATCAGGCCCTACGCCATGAATGGTTTCGCGCCCAACGCTCCGGCAAACCGCTGTCGGTGTTGATGATCGATGCCGACCACTTCAAGGCCTTCAACGACCGGCATGGGCATCAGGGCGGTGACGATGCGCTGCGCTCGCTGGCCCGGGTGATCAGCACCAATGTGCGACGGCCAAGCGATGTGGTCGCCCGTTACGGCGGTGAGGAGTTTTCGGTGATCCTGCCGGAAACCGACAGCGCGGGCGCGAAGCAGATCGCCGAACACATCCGTGAGGCGGTGGAGCAACTGCCATTGGTGGCGGATGCCAAGACGCCGATGACTGTCAGTATCGGGATTAGTACCTGGACCAGTGCGAGCGAGATCAGCCTGGAGCAGTTGTTGTTTGCGGCGGACAAGGCGTTGTATCAGGCCAAGGAAACGGGACGTAACCGGGTGGTGGCTTAGCTGAGTTTTTCGCTGAGCCGACGGGCTTGCTCGCGAAGGGGCCAGCGCAGACAACACAAAAAATCGCGGGTATAAAAAAAGGCCACCCGAAGGCAGCCTTTAAAAACTAGAGAGGTTTTTGCTTACACGGCCGCAACAGGACGCATGTAAGAGATCGGTGCAGTGCTGGCGTCTTCGAAAGTCACGACTTCCCAAGCATCTGTCTGCTCAATCAACTTGCGCAGCAGCTGGTTGTTCAATGCATGTCCGGACTTGAAGCCCTTGAACTCACCAATCAGGCTATTGCCCAGCAGGTAGAGGTCACCAATTGCATCGAGGATCTTGTGCTTCACGAATTCGTCTTCATAGCGAAGGCCGTCTTCGTTCAGTACACCATCCGCGTCGACCACAATAGCGTTTTCAACGCTGCCGCCGAGTGCGAGGTTGTGCTTGCGCAGGTACTCGATATCACTCATGAAACCAAAGGTACGGGCGCGGCTGACTTCTTTTACGAACGAAGTACTGGAAAAATCCACGCTTGCACTTTGTGTGCGGTTACGGAAAACCGGGTGATCGAAATCGATCTCGAAGCTCACTTTGAAACCTTCGAAAGGGACGAAAGTGGCGCGCTTGTCGCCGTCTTCCACTGTCACTTCCCGCAGGATCCGGATGAACTTCTTGGCAGCGTCCTGTTCTTCCAGGCCGGCCGATTGAATCAGGAATACGAAAGGTCCAGCGCTACCATCCATGATTGGGACTTCGGACGCGGAGAGCTCGACGTAGGCGTTATCGATGCCCAGGCCAGCCATGGCCGAGAGCAAGTGCTCCACCGTATCCACTTTGACGTCACCGTTGACCAGCGTGGTCGACATCGTGGTTTCGCCAACGTTTTCCGCGCGAGCAGGAATCTGCACCACAGGGTCCAGATCGGCACGAACAAACACGATGCCGGTGTCGATAGGTGCAGGCTTGAGGGTCAGGTATACCTTCTCCCCGGAGTGCAGGCCTACACCTGTGGCACGGATAATATTTTTCAGTGTGCGTTGTTTAATCATGGCTTGGGCCGCTTCAGCGCAAATTGCGAACTGGTATCAACAAAGGCTGGCGATAATAGCAGACCAGACCTTTGCTGAACACCAATCACCTTCATCGCCCTGATACATTCCATCAATCAGCCTGACGACGCAGGAAAGCCGGGATGTCCAGGTAATCCAGATCGTCTTGCGGATTCATCTTCGCGGCAGTCGCAGCACCGGCCTGAGCCTGGTTGCGCATGACGGTCGGACGGTCCAGGTCACGGTAGTTCACAGCAGGCGCTTCCTGACGAGAAGGCGCTTGTTGCTGCGGCTGCGATGCCACGGACGTATGCATGGTGTTGTCGATGATCTTCACAGGCTTCTCGATTTTCGCGCCCAGACCAGTAGCAACCACAGTCACGTGCAGCTCGTCGCGCATGTCTGGATCGATAACGGTACCGACCTTGACCATCGCGTGCTCGGAAGCGAAGGCTTCGATGATGCTACCCACGTCGGAGTACTCACCCAGGGACAGGTCAGGACCGGCGGTGATGTTCACCAGGATGCCGCGTGCACCTTGCAGGTTCACGTCTTCGAGCAACGGGTTGCGAATGGCCGCTTCGGTGGCCTCGCGTGCACGGTTCGGACCGCTGGCGCAGCCAGTGCCCATCATCGCCATGCCCATTTCGCTCATCACGGTACGTACGTCAGCGAAGTCGACGTTGATCATGCCCGGACGCTTGATGATGTCGGAGATACCGCGAACGGCACCGGCCAGTACATCGTCAGCCTTGGCGAAAGCCGACAGCAGGCTTGCGTCTTTACCGAGGATGGTCAGCAGCTTCTCGTTGGGAATGGTGATCAACGAGTCGACGCTTTCAGACAGCAGACGGATACCTTCGTCGGCGATCTGCATACGCTTGCGGCCTTCGAACGGGAAAGGACGAGTCACCACCGCAACGGTGAGGATCCCCATTTCCTTGGCCACTTCGGCAATGATTGGCGCAGCACCGGTACCGGTACCGCCGCCCATGCCAGTGGTGATGAACACCATGTTGGTGCCCTGCAGGACTTCGGCAATGCGCTCACGATCTTCGAGAGCGGCCTGACGACCTACTTCAGGGTTGGCGCCGGCGCCCAGACCTTTGGTCACACCGGTACCGAGTTGCAGGATGGTCCGCGCGCCGATGGATTTCAGCGCCTGGGCATCAGTGTTGGCGCAGATAAATTCAACGCCTTCAATGTTGCTCTTGACCATGTGGTTGACAGCGTTGCCGCCGCCTCCGCCAACACCGATAACTTTAATAACCGGGCTTGCGGGGATGTTGTCTACGAGTTCGAACATGTTCCCTCTCCTTACATTCTCTAGTTTTTTCGCCTACTGCGTTTGTTGCGGTGCTGCGGTAAATCTTTAGAAATTGCCTTGTACCCAGCTCTTGATGCGATCGAGCAAGGCGGCTTTCGGTTCTTCATTGCTGTAGCTGTCGCGGCTGCTGATGCCCGAGAACGAAAT is a window of Pseudomonas sp. 10S4 DNA encoding:
- the ftsZ gene encoding cell division protein FtsZ, which gives rise to MFELVDNIPASPVIKVIGVGGGGGNAVNHMVKSNIEGVEFICANTDAQALKSIGARTILQLGTGVTKGLGAGANPEVGRQAALEDRERIAEVLQGTNMVFITTGMGGGTGTGAAPIIAEVAKEMGILTVAVVTRPFPFEGRKRMQIADEGIRLLSESVDSLITIPNEKLLTILGKDASLLSAFAKADDVLAGAVRGISDIIKRPGMINVDFADVRTVMSEMGMAMMGTGCASGPNRAREATEAAIRNPLLEDVNLQGARGILVNITAGPDLSLGEYSDVGSIIEAFASEHAMVKVGTVIDPDMRDELHVTVVATGLGAKIEKPVKIIDNTMHTSVASQPQQQAPSRQEAPAVNYRDLDRPTVMRNQAQAGAATAAKMNPQDDLDYLDIPAFLRRQAD
- a CDS encoding sensor domain-containing diguanylate cyclase, whose translation is MTASRTTYIPGRTGRPELLLILGSCLTVIAILSIVTFLLIREHANAQQDATRSATTIAQLIDADVLRTVELYDLTLQGLIAASQRDDLKQMPPQVRQLVLFDRSTAARFKGDILLLDKHGEVLADSSLTDPKPGNFADRDYFVAHVLDRDTGMFISRPFKPRCDCADSDQWRISFSRRISSPTGEFMGVAVASMRLTYFDELFNSLNIGSDSTLNIINNDGILLAQKPYLQSDSIGKSFASRPNVVRILRDGSGSFNSVSSIDHRKRLYTFSRVGNLPLTVIVALSSAEVFGTWERTAMVISGATSVLCIGLLWLTWLLCRELRLRHNAERELAQLAATDALTGVANRRTLDQALRHEWFRAQRSGKPLSVLMIDADHFKAFNDRHGHQGGDDALRSLARVISTNVRRPSDVVARYGGEEFSVILPETDSAGAKQIAEHIREAVEQLPLVADAKTPMTVSIGISTWTSASEISLEQLLFAADKALYQAKETGRNRVVA
- the lpxC gene encoding UDP-3-O-acyl-N-acetylglucosamine deacetylase; translated protein: MIKQRTLKNIIRATGVGLHSGEKVYLTLKPAPIDTGIVFVRADLDPVVQIPARAENVGETTMSTTLVNGDVKVDTVEHLLSAMAGLGIDNAYVELSASEVPIMDGSAGPFVFLIQSAGLEEQDAAKKFIRILREVTVEDGDKRATFVPFEGFKVSFEIDFDHPVFRNRTQSASVDFSSTSFVKEVSRARTFGFMSDIEYLRKHNLALGGSVENAIVVDADGVLNEDGLRYEDEFVKHKILDAIGDLYLLGNSLIGEFKGFKSGHALNNQLLRKLIEQTDAWEVVTFEDASTAPISYMRPVAAV